The DNA region AGATGGAAACGCTTTTGTGCATCCACACCGTAACGAAGGACAACGGAAAGTTGTTGCCCACTCATTTCCAGATGATCGTCATGTGGAATATTATCATTGATATTCCAGCGGATGGCTCCATTATCCTGAATAGTCCAACGATCTTTCGGTTGTGCAATGGCCAGCGAACCAGCAAAGATGAAAGAGAAAAGTAATAAAGTTCTTCTCAAGTTCATAAGGTTATTGTGTTTAATTGTTAGCTATTAATATCAATACAGCACTCTCAAACTGGGTATTCAATGGATTCTCCAGACCTTTTTCCATCAGTTCCGCTCCCGTAAATACCTTGCCATTGGCAGGGAAACGGGAAGCTACTCCCTTTGCCAGACTTACTTCCTCCACACGATATTTTTTATGGGCATCTAGCCCACCAAGCATTACCCGGGGTTCATTGCCATCTTTAGTCTGGTAGAAGTAAACGACTGCCTTTTGTTTATCTGTTGAAACATAACTCAAAGAAGCCAATGAGGACTCATAGGGAGAAACCAAGCGATAAAGCTCGCCATGCATCACCAACGGACGGATGCGTTCTTTATATAATTTCACAGCATCGGCAATCTGCGCGCGTTCTTCAGCCGTAGCCTTATCCAATGCCAAGTCTATTCCGAACGCACCGCTCAATGCCACATCGATTGCCATCTTCAAATGACGCTTACCCATACGGGTGACATGAGCGGAAATCGTATTTGCAGGAAAGAAATGCGAGAAGCCCCATTGTATCTTGATACGTCCCAACGGATCTGTGTTGTCACTGGGCCAGAAAGAATGGAAATAGGGCATTGCGCCATAGTCCACACGCCCCGATCCGCCGGCACAAAGCATGGCCATCACATTGGGGAAACCTTTGGCAAAACGATCCATCAGGCGGTAAAGCGCCCAGTTATAGTCTATCCAGAGATGACTCTGATCGGCAGTCTGCAAATAAGAAGATCCGGGTTGGGTGATGTAACGGTTACAGTCCCACTTCACATAAGTGATATCCGGGTTAGGCCGCAAGGTTTTGTCGATAATATCCCATTCAAAAGCCTGTACCTCGGGGCGGGTAAGATCCAGTATTTCCTGATGACGACCCAGTATCGGTTCACGCTTGGGTTGAGTAATGATCCAATCCGGATGTTTCTGATAAAGTTCACTCTGAGGATTCACCATCTCGGGTTCCAGCCAGATACCGAAGCCAACTTTACGCTTCAATGCTTCTTTGGCAATATATGACAGACCTTTGGGTAACTTCTTGGTAGAAGGGTCCCAATCTCCCAGACCATGCTTATCATCATCACGGGAGTAAGGGCCATTACCGAACCAGCCATCATCCAATAAGAAAAGTTCAGCCCCCACCTGGCGGGCACCGTCAAAGAGTTGCTTCAGGCGGTCTTCATCAAAATCGCAGTGCGTAGCTTCCCAGTTGTTCAACAATACAGGGCGGTCTTTCTCTGCATCGCGGATGGCATTTGCCATAGCCCAACGATGGAAACGACGGCTGGCTTCTCCCTTACCCTGCTTACTATACGTGTAGAGAATGGCGGGTGTAGTAAATGTGCCACCACGCTCCAGATTGTATTGTGAGCCCAAAGGATTCATACCGGTCAGCAAACGCAGGTTCTTGTTCCAGTCTACATCGAAAGCAAACTGGAAACTGCCGCTCCAACGCAAAGAAGCAGCCAGTACTTCACCTTCATTTTCTTTAGCCGGTCCGTTCAGTGAGAGGATAAAAGAAGGAATACGCATCTGATGCGCACGGATGCCTAATTTGGAATCCAGAATCTTGACTCCTTCCGAAAGCCGTTCTTCATTGAGGGTTGCTTCGCGTTTATAGTTACCGGAGAATTGAGTGAGCCAATATTCCTTTGCCTTTACCACTGGGGCAGCAGAAGCAAAACGATGCAGAATGACTTTACCTTTCTCATTATGCGTAACGGTATTCCATATCTCCATCATGCTATTGTCTGCATAGCACTTGATATAGATATCTACGGTGAAAGGATAGGCAGGGTCTTTCAGTAAAATAACGGTTTGTTCGATACCCGGCGCCAAGGTTTCCGTACGATGTCCGGCGTAGTGAAGTTCCGTAGATGTATTTCCATCTACATGAGTTGCCTGAATAGCCGGTTCTGTCAGGACACCGTTTCCATAAGGAGGAAGAAACTCCCATTCACGTGAGGGTATCTTAGCAGGAGGCTCTACTTCACGGGTAGCATCTCCAAAACCCAATTGGTAAAGGCGATTGTCCGTACCCACCATAAAGGTCAGTTTCAGTTCGCCGGATGTAACGGTGAAGAGTTTCTTCACATTTGGATTGTCCGCTGCATGCACCGTGAGGAGAAGGCAGAGAAATAAACAGGTCGTCAATATATTCTTCATAATCTTATCATTCTTCTGTCATAAACTTCCAGGTAACATTGGCAATACTGTTCGGCTTACCTTTTTCTGCTTTGGATATAGCACCCTTCAGCTTGCCTTTCTTATCGCGTGTCACAGTGATATCACGCCAAGAATAGGCACCCTTCTCATAATCGAATGTTTCTCCGTCATCATCATACAGACGGTAAGAACCATCCGCTTTTCCATAATGGCGGATTTCCAGATTCACCTTCTCTCCTGCTTTCGGCGCATGCAGGCGGGGTTCCATAAATGGCAGGATAGCTCCATCCTTTACATATACCGGAATACGGTCCAAGCCCGGCGTAACAGTAATCTTCTCGCCATTGCCCGCATATTTACCTGTATAGAAATCGTACCAGTCTCCCTTAGGCAATACCACCGTACGTTCTTTCTGGCCTTTGAACATGGGAGCCACCAACAGATATTCACCAGCCATATACTGATCCTTAATTTCCTTGGAAACAGCTTCCAGATAAGGATTCTCTTCCAGATTTGCATCCGACAGTTTCGCTGTAGTTCCTTGTTCAGGATTGAAACCCGGTTCCAGATTCATGGCACGGAACGGAGGAATACCATCGAAATGATAACGTGCGAATTCACTATACCAGTAAGGCATCATCTGCATACGCAGCACAGCATACTCTTTTATCTGATTCTCTACTTCGGGGAATGTCCAGGGTTTCGTACCGCTTGCCCAGGCATTAATCATTGCCATCGGTGAGAATACTACAGACTGGAAACGGCGTAGCCAGTCTTCCGATGAACTGGAACTACGTACTTCCGGAGTCCACAATACACCACTAAAACCTGAATTAATCAAAGCAGTAATAAAGTCCTGATGACTGTAATAGTCATTATAAATCACATAGGGGAAGGAAGCAGCACCGGCATTCGATGCGCGAACCAATCCGAAGGTACGTTGATTACGCTTCTTGTACAATTCCGCAGTAGTGCGTTGTACCCACAAACCATAAGTCTGACGCATCTGCTCGGCAGCAATTCCACTGGGGAAAGTAGCTACATCCGGCCATACATAACGGTCATATCCGTCTACTTCATCCACTTTATAACCGCTGACACCGATATTCACGTGTTCCTGTTCCAGCTTATCCATCCAGATTTTGCGGGCTTTCTCGCCTGCCAGGTCGGGCACTATACCACACCATACGGTGTGTGAACCGCTTACCGGATACATTTCCTTATATATCTTTGAATCGGGAGATACGTATGGGTTTGTCCATAAGTTGATACGTACTCCTTTAGCCAACATATCTTTCACAAAGCCGGCGGGATCAGGATAGCGGGTAACATCCCACTCAAAGGTACAAGGATACGCTTTGCTTTGCCAACCCGGTTCCAGTCCGATGAAGTCCAACGGGAAACCGCGTTGTTCAAACTCATCCGCTTCGTTCTTCACGTCTTCAGCTGTATAGAGCTTCTTTGTACGTTGTGTAAAGCCCAATCCCCAGCGCGGAGGCAATGTACCACCTCCACAGAGCAGGTTATAACGACGGACAACATCCATAGGAGTAGGTCCGGCAAACAGATAAATTTCTGCACCCGGGGCAGGAACCAAGATAGAAACGGCATCCGAGTAAGGAGCAGATGTCCAGGTCTTATCCAGATTACGATCCTTGGCAACCGGAGCATTCGGACTATCCTTACGTGCGCCGCTACCAGCATACACAGTCAGATAACGTGCCGAATTGATCAGTACCCCATAGCCGGAACTGGAAATATAAAAGGGAACAGGAGCATGTGTGCGTCCGTTGTCACGTCCACCGTAATGGTCTACATGCAGGTTCAGAATCTTGCCACGCTGGTGTACCGTCTGGAAGTTCAGTCCAAAGCCGTACAACTGTTCCTTGCGTTGCAAAGGAATACGGAGACTTGTTTTGCCATCCTGTATGAAACCCACAATTTCATTCGCTAATTGGGGTAATGTCACCTCCGGTAAGCGGGCAAAACCTTCCTTTTGCGGTGTGACACCGGCCACTCCCAGTAATGAATACTCTTCAGGAGTACCTACCACACCTTTCCAAACGCCAGGCTCCACTTGCTGCCAGGCTATCTGTGCTTTAGCTGGACATAGCATCAACAAAGCCATTGCCCCTACAATCAAAATCTTCTTCATTCTCTTCATTTTATTATAATAGTGTTATTCTCATTTCATCGGATTATACCGGCAAAGCCACCATTCGGAAGTACCTTCACTTTTACCGTTCCGTTCATATTCTCCACAGGCGTGTAGTCAAAACTATCTTTATCTTTTCCATCTATAATCATAGTGAATGGTTTACCTTCACATCCGGCAGGCAAGGTAAATTCTATTTCACGTTCCTCTTCTTTGCCACTGATACCGCCAATATACCAGACATCACCGGAACGGCGGGCTACAACAGCATAATCAGCAGGATACCCAGCCAACAGGATACTTTCGTCCCAGGCAGCAGGTACTTCTTTCAGGAATTGTTTCGGTTGTTCCGGTAGAGAAAGATAAGACTCCGCCTTATCAGCAAAACATTGAAAACCGGATTCGAAGACTACTGCCAGAGCCAACTGATGCCCCATAGTTGTCTTACGTATAGCAGGTACCCCTTGGCGTACTTTATCAGAGAAAGTCACCGGAGTATAATCCATCGAACCGACTACATTGCGTGTGAAAGGTACAGTAGCATTGTGTTTTGCCGCCTGGTCGCAACGTTCCTGACGTCCCAGGGTTTCTGCACCCCGGATAGCTTCCGTAGTCAGCATATTCGGATACGTACGTTCAAAGCCACGGGGTAAAGTGGCACCATGAAGATCTACCAGCAAATGATTGTCCGCCGCATCTTTCAATAAAGCCGGATAAAGTTGGATAATACGTTGTTTGTCTGTATCAAAGAAATCAACCTTGATTCCTTTCACTCCAATTTCACTGATGCGTTTCATTTCTGCACGACGTAATTCAGGATCACTCATCAGACGATGCGTCGGTATAGAGTCGTTGTCACGCCCTGCACCGGAATGGTACCATAACCAGACACCCACTCCCTTCTTCTGTGCGTATTTCACTACATCTTCCATAGTGCCACCGTTGCCCATATTTTGCCAACCGGCATCAATCAGCATATATTCCCAACCCATTTCCGCACTAAGATCCACATATTTCAGTTGCGCTTTATAATCACGGGGAGTGCTGCCATTAGACCACCAGCTCCATGAAGCGCGTCCGGCCTCTATCCAGGATTCATCGCTTACTACAGATGCAGGATTCAGGTGTGAAACCATTTGTGTCTGGAATATGGTATTCAGATCATCCCCTATGATAATGGCACGCCAGGGAGTGAACCACGGTAATTCTGATACCGGCTCTACTGCATCCGGTACAATTGGCTCATCCGGTTCCGGAAAGCGGATTTTATATGCTTTATCTGTTCCGGCATTATCTATATGAGTAGCAGGATATGAGCCATCCAGATGAGCTTCTGTGATCATCATCCAGATTCCGTTGGTATTGAATAGCATAGGGAATGCCCAACCACGCCCATACCCACATTCCGAACGGATATCTATTTCACTCCGGCAATATTGTTCATAGCTCGGTTTATGACGATCGTTCCAGTCATACGGGTGTATCCACGCTTTTCCATTTACGGGTACGGCAAATTCTGTATGCTCGGTCTGGATGGTGTGCATCTGTCCAGCCTCTCCGGGTAGTTCATAACGGAAAGCAACTCCGTCATTATATACCCTTACGGTCAAATTAAACAGCTTATTCTCTTTAGTACGGAAAGTAAAAGTCTGCTCACGGCACTCATCCGTAGTATTCATCTTCTTACCGGATTTTAACTGATAAGCATTAGAAATATCTTTCACTGCAGAAGCGGAAACAAATTGCACGTCTTTTCCATACTCACAATTATCCATAACCAACCCTAAAAGAGATTTCTCCATTGCCACTCCGTTTTTATAAAATACAGAGTAGCTAAGCGCTGTACTTCCATTTTCCTGTTTATTCTCCAAGGCAAAGCGGATGTTGCTGTCCTTAGACACTAACTCCCATACATCAGGAGCCGTACAGGAAGTCATTAATATTACAAACAGAAACAGTGCTGTATTCAATAGCTTTTTCATGGTATTCATCATTTATAGATTTGCATATCTCCATCTTCACAAATAATCTCCGGACGAGCATCGGGATTCTTCAACTCAAACGTAACATTCTTCAGTTTCAATCCTTTCACATGGCGTGCCCATACCCCGTATGCCGGAATCTTAGGACCGAAAGTTTTCACTTCCGGATATTTGTCTATAGCTTCAGGCACCTGAGACAAGGCATCTTCAGGAGTTCCTGTACCCAATAAACGAATATGAATATTTTCCAAAGTCAGGTTTGTAATATAATGTCCCGGAATGCCGGTAATCAGAATACCGGAAGGAGGCGTCAGTTGAGCCTTATCGGCAGCCACTGCCTTTACGTTGCGAATCGTCACATTTTCAAAGACTCCAATCGGTTGCTGACGGTCTTCTTTTTTGCGAAAAACACTAAGACGAGCACCCAAACGAAACAGCATCGGTGTACGTACTTCGTCCATCGTGATATCAGAGATTTCCACATTACGCAGATGGGCCCCATCTACAGAGAATAACTTAATACCTCCATTCTTGGTATCGTAAATATGACAATTGCTGATCTTGATGTTCTCAAATCCCGCCATGGATTCTGTCCCCATCTTAATGCCCGCCTGATTGCTTTTCAACTTCATGTCCGTAACAATGATATCATCGCACCCCATTTTACTGGCAGTAGTCTTAAAGCAAAGAGCATCGTCACCACTGATAATATCACAATTACTAATACGTACATGCTGGCAACCATCAATATTAATGCCATCATTATGAGCTACTCCAAAACTGCGTATCGTCACATTGTGGATATTCACATTACGGCATTGAAAGTAATGGGAAGTCCAGGCACCTGCATATTTTAA from Bacteroides sp. MSB163 includes:
- a CDS encoding glycoside hydrolase family 97 protein, which produces MKKLLNTALFLFVILMTSCTAPDVWELVSKDSNIRFALENKQENGSTALSYSVFYKNGVAMEKSLLGLVMDNCEYGKDVQFVSASAVKDISNAYQLKSGKKMNTTDECREQTFTFRTKENKLFNLTVRVYNDGVAFRYELPGEAGQMHTIQTEHTEFAVPVNGKAWIHPYDWNDRHKPSYEQYCRSEIDIRSECGYGRGWAFPMLFNTNGIWMMITEAHLDGSYPATHIDNAGTDKAYKIRFPEPDEPIVPDAVEPVSELPWFTPWRAIIIGDDLNTIFQTQMVSHLNPASVVSDESWIEAGRASWSWWSNGSTPRDYKAQLKYVDLSAEMGWEYMLIDAGWQNMGNGGTMEDVVKYAQKKGVGVWLWYHSGAGRDNDSIPTHRLMSDPELRRAEMKRISEIGVKGIKVDFFDTDKQRIIQLYPALLKDAADNHLLVDLHGATLPRGFERTYPNMLTTEAIRGAETLGRQERCDQAAKHNATVPFTRNVVGSMDYTPVTFSDKVRQGVPAIRKTTMGHQLALAVVFESGFQCFADKAESYLSLPEQPKQFLKEVPAAWDESILLAGYPADYAVVARRSGDVWYIGGISGKEEEREIEFTLPAGCEGKPFTMIIDGKDKDSFDYTPVENMNGTVKVKVLPNGGFAGIIR
- a CDS encoding alpha-galactosidase; protein product: MKNILTTCLFLCLLLTVHAADNPNVKKLFTVTSGELKLTFMVGTDNRLYQLGFGDATREVEPPAKIPSREWEFLPPYGNGVLTEPAIQATHVDGNTSTELHYAGHRTETLAPGIEQTVILLKDPAYPFTVDIYIKCYADNSMMEIWNTVTHNEKGKVILHRFASAAPVVKAKEYWLTQFSGNYKREATLNEERLSEGVKILDSKLGIRAHQMRIPSFILSLNGPAKENEGEVLAASLRWSGSFQFAFDVDWNKNLRLLTGMNPLGSQYNLERGGTFTTPAILYTYSKQGKGEASRRFHRWAMANAIRDAEKDRPVLLNNWEATHCDFDEDRLKQLFDGARQVGAELFLLDDGWFGNGPYSRDDDKHGLGDWDPSTKKLPKGLSYIAKEALKRKVGFGIWLEPEMVNPQSELYQKHPDWIITQPKREPILGRHQEILDLTRPEVQAFEWDIIDKTLRPNPDITYVKWDCNRYITQPGSSYLQTADQSHLWIDYNWALYRLMDRFAKGFPNVMAMLCAGGSGRVDYGAMPYFHSFWPSDNTDPLGRIKIQWGFSHFFPANTISAHVTRMGKRHLKMAIDVALSGAFGIDLALDKATAEERAQIADAVKLYKERIRPLVMHGELYRLVSPYESSLASLSYVSTDKQKAVVYFYQTKDGNEPRVMLGGLDAHKKYRVEEVSLAKGVASRFPANGKVFTGAELMEKGLENPLNTQFESAVLILIANN
- a CDS encoding glycoside hydrolase family 28 protein, coding for MKTKKNLLLLLMLLVLPFTLQAETFNVKKYGARGNGKKMDSPAIQKAIDACHKAGGGTVLVPAGTYLSATIVLKDNVTLHLEKDALILGTTDYKAYDNLDPFTEGLGIDVGWALLVAVDAKNVALEGEGVIDGQGSALKERHIKVDTRPEGQRWGLRPFLLRWVRCEGVRVEGVTLKYAGAWTSHYFQCRNVNIHNVTIRSFGVAHNDGINIDGCQHVRISNCDIISGDDALCFKTTASKMGCDDIIVTDMKLKSNQAGIKMGTESMAGFENIKISNCHIYDTKNGGIKLFSVDGAHLRNVEISDITMDEVRTPMLFRLGARLSVFRKKEDRQQPIGVFENVTIRNVKAVAADKAQLTPPSGILITGIPGHYITNLTLENIHIRLLGTGTPEDALSQVPEAIDKYPEVKTFGPKIPAYGVWARHVKGLKLKNVTFELKNPDARPEIICEDGDMQIYK
- a CDS encoding TIM-barrel domain-containing protein; amino-acid sequence: MKKILIVGAMALLMLCPAKAQIAWQQVEPGVWKGVVGTPEEYSLLGVAGVTPQKEGFARLPEVTLPQLANEIVGFIQDGKTSLRIPLQRKEQLYGFGLNFQTVHQRGKILNLHVDHYGGRDNGRTHAPVPFYISSSGYGVLINSARYLTVYAGSGARKDSPNAPVAKDRNLDKTWTSAPYSDAVSILVPAPGAEIYLFAGPTPMDVVRRYNLLCGGGTLPPRWGLGFTQRTKKLYTAEDVKNEADEFEQRGFPLDFIGLEPGWQSKAYPCTFEWDVTRYPDPAGFVKDMLAKGVRINLWTNPYVSPDSKIYKEMYPVSGSHTVWCGIVPDLAGEKARKIWMDKLEQEHVNIGVSGYKVDEVDGYDRYVWPDVATFPSGIAAEQMRQTYGLWVQRTTAELYKKRNQRTFGLVRASNAGAASFPYVIYNDYYSHQDFITALINSGFSGVLWTPEVRSSSSSEDWLRRFQSVVFSPMAMINAWASGTKPWTFPEVENQIKEYAVLRMQMMPYWYSEFARYHFDGIPPFRAMNLEPGFNPEQGTTAKLSDANLEENPYLEAVSKEIKDQYMAGEYLLVAPMFKGQKERTVVLPKGDWYDFYTGKYAGNGEKITVTPGLDRIPVYVKDGAILPFMEPRLHAPKAGEKVNLEIRHYGKADGSYRLYDDDGETFDYEKGAYSWRDITVTRDKKGKLKGAISKAEKGKPNSIANVTWKFMTEE